In Glycine max cultivar Williams 82 chromosome 7, Glycine_max_v4.0, whole genome shotgun sequence, a single window of DNA contains:
- the LOC100777141 gene encoding E3 ubiquitin-protein ligase APD2, whose translation MAEPHSTAAILPPSTARLEETPSGSSQTPLRSGRGGWSIVDGSFAIVRDNTCSCFVVVFSLWFFVSMTMILGVYGSMTIVLGPKSSIVFQPSPVFVQSVKVENLKANPGPGPILYGTYRYPPLDVVTTWGESINVSLPSGSYKEWKYYLNCGSSINISYHVSSKSSSVFLIIAEGDVSLTRWLEDPTEPNTTLSWNVIHGTGMITQDIFWSSSYYVALGNLDEDVEVALNLSIRASLHNTTNAFYKCDLANGPCSLNLLFSDGSAAVLVTPGPQQNASNEWYVKLSYGPRWVTYIFGIGGLTLLVFGAFNFLNKLQCAHEDRAGVRSEGTERQRAPLLPHKDDDLSSWGSSYESLPQDEKDLGFLPGGPIDGKTLVDGETSNNTRHLCAICFDAPRDCFFLPCGHCVACFACGTRIAEAAGTCPVCRRNMKKVRKIFTV comes from the exons atGGCCGAGCCCCACTCCACCGCCGCGATTCTTCCTCCCTCCACCGCCCGGTTGGAGGAAACTCCGTCCGGGAGCTCTCAGACTCCCCTCCGCTCCGGAAGAGGCGGCTGGAGTATTGTCGATGGCTCCTTCGCCATTGTTAGGGACAATACCTGCTCCTGCTTCGTCGTCGTCTTCAGCTTGTGGTTCTTCG TGTCGATGACTATGATACTGGGGGTTTATGGGTCCATGACCATCGTGCTGGGTCCAAAATCTTCAATTGTTTTCCAACCTAGTCCCGTGTTCGTTCAATCTGTGAAG GTAGAAAACTTAAAGGCAAACCCTGGCCCAGGACCCATTCTTTATGGGACATATCGGTATCCCCCACTTGATGTTGTTACCACTTGGGGAGAAAGTATTAATGTTTCTCTTCCCTCTGGCTCATACAAG GAATGGAAATATTATCTGAATTGTGGGTCTTCAATAAATATTTCGTATCACGTGAGCTCTAAGAGCTCTTCTGTTTTCCTTATAATCGCCGAAG GGGACGTGAGCCTCACACGGTGGCTGGAGGACCCAACAGAACCTAATACAACTCTGTCATGGAATGTGATCCATG GAACTGGTATGATCACACAGGACATATTCTGGTCGTCGAGCTATTATGTGGCATTGGGCAATTTGGATGAGGATGTGGAG GTAGCATTAAACCTCAGTATAAGGGCCTCCTTGCATAATACAACGAATGCTTTCTACAAATGTGATCTTGCCAATGGTCCATGCAGTTTGAATCTTTTGTTTTCTGATGGAAGTGCAGCTGTCTTAGTTACTCCTGGTCCACAACAG AATGCATCCAATGAGTGGTATGTCAAACTGTCCTATGGACCAAGATGGGTGACCTATATTTTTGGAATTG GTGGATTGACTTTGCTTGTGTTTGGGGCCTTCAACTTCTTGAACAAGCTTCAGTGTGCTCATGAAGATAGAGCAGGAGTTAGATCTGAGGGAACAGAACGTCAGAGAGCCCCTTTGCTTCCtcacaaagatgatgatctttcAAGTTGGGGTTCATCGTATGAGTCCTTGCCACAAGATGAGAAGGATCTTGGCTTTCTTCCAGGAGGCCCCATTGATGGGAAGACTTTAGTTGATGGTGAAACCAGTAATAACACACGGCATCTTTGTGCTATTTGCTTTGATGCTCCGAGGGACTGCTTCTTCCTTCCATGTGGACACTGTGTGGCTTGCTTTGCTTGTGGAACTAG GATAGCCGAGGCAGCTGGTACTTGCCCTGTTTGTCGTAGGAACATGAAGAAGGTTAGGAAGATTTTCACTGTTTGA